A genomic window from Diospyros lotus cultivar Yz01 chromosome 2, ASM1463336v1, whole genome shotgun sequence includes:
- the LOC127795214 gene encoding uncharacterized protein LOC127795214 yields MNTIRCCISCILPCGVLDVIRIVHTNGKVEEISGSVKAAEIMKLHPKHVLKKPPSPSEQGLCPKIVILPPDAELKRGKIYFLMPLPPSPEKKKKRKEVQSKASNRANGNSNVSVKSLVVSDRYLNEILSEKLSTQRDRRRGRTGVWRPHLESISETLSEV; encoded by the coding sequence ATGAACACTATCAGGTGTTGCATCTCATGCATTCTTCCCTGCGGTGTACTGGACGTGATCCGAATCGTCCACACAAATGGCAAAGTGGAGGAGATAAGCGGCAGTGTCAAAGCAGCCGAGATCATGAAACTTCATCCAAAGCACGTCTTGAAGAAGCCGCCGTCACCGTCAGAGCAAGGGCTCTGCCCCAAGATCGTGATCCTACCGCCGGACGCCGAGCTTAAGCGCGGGAAGATATACTTCCTCATGCCGCTGccgccgtcgccggagaagaagaagaaaaggaaggaagtgCAAAGCAAGGCCAGCAACAGAGCCAACGGCAACAGTAATGTCTCCGTGAAGAGCCTTGTGGTCTCCGATCGGTACTTGAACGAAATCCTGTCGGAGAAGCTTTCGACGCAGAGGGACCGGCGGCGTGGTCGCACCGGCGTGTGGCGGCCGCATTTGGAGAGCATATCTGAGACGCTGAGTGAAGTTTAA